A genomic segment from Klebsiella africana encodes:
- a CDS encoding TorD/DmsD family molecular chaperone translates to MNEFSILCRVLGSLYYRQPQDPLLVPLFTLIREGKLAASWPLEQDELLARLQKSCDMQSLATDYNALFVGEACSVPPYRSAWVEGATEAEVRAFMSEHGIPTGEGPADHLGSLLLAASWLEDHATEEQSETLELLFADYILPWCGTMLGKVEAHAHTPFWRTMAPLTRDAIAAMWDELQEEDEQ, encoded by the coding sequence ATGAACGAGTTTTCAATCCTCTGCCGCGTGCTGGGTTCGCTGTATTACCGTCAACCGCAGGACCCGCTGCTGGTGCCGCTGTTTACCCTGATCCGTGAGGGCAAACTGGCCGCCAGCTGGCCGCTGGAGCAGGATGAACTGCTGGCGCGTCTGCAGAAAAGCTGCGATATGCAGTCTCTGGCGACTGACTATAATGCGCTGTTCGTCGGCGAAGCGTGCAGTGTGCCGCCATACCGTAGTGCATGGGTGGAGGGAGCTACGGAAGCGGAGGTCAGGGCTTTTATGAGTGAACACGGCATCCCGACAGGGGAAGGCCCGGCGGATCATCTCGGATCGCTGCTGCTGGCCGCCTCCTGGCTTGAGGATCATGCCACAGAAGAGCAGAGCGAGACGCTGGAACTGCTGTTTGCTGATTATATCCTGCCTTGGTGCGGAACCATGCTGGGCAAAGTCGAAGCCCATGCGCACACGCCATTCTGGCGCACCATGGCACCATTGACTCGCGACGCTATCGCCGCAATGTGGGACGAGCTTCAGGAAGAGGATGAGCAATAA
- a CDS encoding phosphatase, which yields MYPVDLHMHTVASTHAYSTLHDYIAQAKRKGIKLFAITDHGPDMADAPHYWHFVNMRIWPRLVDGIGILRGIESNIKNIEGEIDCSGPMLTSLDLIIAGFHEPVFPPQDRDTHTQAMIAAMASGKVHMISHPGNPKFPVDIPAIAEAAARYQVALEINNSSFVSSRVGSEDNCRAIAAAVRDAGGWVALGSDSHTAFTLGDFTECRKILDAVDFPEERILNVSPRRLLNFLESRGMPAIPEFADL from the coding sequence ATGTATCCCGTTGACCTGCACATGCATACCGTCGCCAGCACCCACGCCTATAGCACACTGCACGATTATATTGCGCAAGCAAAGCGTAAAGGGATCAAACTCTTCGCCATCACCGACCACGGCCCGGACATGGCGGATGCCCCGCACTACTGGCACTTCGTTAATATGCGCATCTGGCCCCGTCTGGTGGACGGTATCGGGATCCTGCGCGGTATCGAGTCGAATATTAAAAATATCGAAGGCGAGATCGACTGTTCCGGACCAATGTTAACCTCGCTTGATCTGATCATCGCCGGATTCCATGAGCCGGTATTTCCGCCGCAGGATCGTGACACCCATACGCAGGCGATGATCGCCGCGATGGCGAGCGGTAAAGTGCATATGATTAGCCATCCCGGTAATCCGAAATTCCCGGTGGATATTCCGGCTATTGCCGAAGCGGCAGCTCGCTATCAGGTGGCGCTGGAGATCAACAACTCCTCTTTCGTTTCGTCGCGCGTGGGCAGTGAAGATAACTGTCGAGCTATCGCTGCGGCGGTGCGTGATGCCGGAGGATGGGTGGCGCTGGGCTCGGACTCGCACACCGCGTTTACCCTTGGGGACTTTACCGAGTGCCGCAAGATCCTCGATGCGGTCGATTTCCCGGAAGAGAGGATCCTCAACGTTTCTCCGCGTCGCCTGCTCAACTTCCTCGAGTCGCGGGGCATGCCGGCGATCCCGGAATTTGCTGACCTTTAA
- the ghrA gene encoding glyoxylate/hydroxypyruvate reductase GhrA — protein sequence MEIIFYHPTFDTQYWIHELEKQLPGARVREWKAGDNQPADYALVWHPPVEMLQGRSLKAVFALGAGVDSILSKLRDHPDMLPQSIPLFRLEDTGMGRQMQEYAVSQVLHWFRRFDDYQALKLASRWQPLPEYRADEFTVGIMGAGVLGAKVAESLQSWGFPLRVWSRSRKSWPQVQSFAGQAELGEFLQGTRVLINLLPNTAETAGIINQTLLAQLPDESYVLNLARGVHVVEEDLLAALNSGKLKGAMLDVFSREPLPQDSPLWAHPRVAMTPHVAAVTRPLEAINYIAGTISRLERGEPVSGQVDRQRGY from the coding sequence ATGGAGATTATTTTTTACCATCCGACCTTTGATACCCAATACTGGATCCATGAGCTGGAAAAGCAGTTACCCGGCGCGCGGGTACGCGAGTGGAAAGCGGGTGATAACCAGCCGGCGGACTATGCCCTGGTCTGGCATCCGCCGGTGGAAATGTTGCAGGGTAGGTCACTAAAGGCCGTGTTCGCCCTCGGGGCGGGGGTGGACTCTATCCTCAGCAAGCTGCGCGACCATCCGGATATGCTGCCGCAATCTATCCCGCTGTTTCGCCTCGAAGATACCGGTATGGGACGGCAGATGCAGGAGTATGCCGTGAGCCAGGTGCTGCACTGGTTCCGCCGCTTCGATGACTATCAGGCGCTAAAGCTGGCTTCCCGCTGGCAGCCGCTGCCCGAGTATCGCGCCGACGAATTCACCGTCGGGATTATGGGCGCCGGCGTGCTGGGAGCGAAGGTTGCGGAAAGCCTGCAATCCTGGGGATTCCCGCTTCGCGTCTGGAGTCGTAGCCGCAAATCCTGGCCGCAGGTGCAGAGCTTCGCCGGTCAGGCCGAGCTGGGTGAATTTCTGCAGGGCACTCGCGTGCTGATTAACCTGCTGCCAAATACCGCTGAAACCGCCGGTATTATTAACCAGACGCTGCTGGCGCAGTTGCCGGATGAGAGCTATGTCCTCAACCTTGCTCGCGGCGTGCATGTCGTTGAAGAAGATCTGCTGGCGGCCCTGAACAGCGGCAAGCTCAAAGGGGCGATGCTCGATGTCTTCAGTCGCGAACCGCTGCCGCAGGATAGCCCGCTTTGGGCACATCCGCGGGTGGCCATGACCCCCCATGTAGCGGCAGTGACTCGTCCACTGGAAGCTATCAACTATATCGCCGGGACCATCAGCCGACTGGAGCGAGGGGAGCCGGTGAGTGGTCAGGTCGATCGCCAGCGCGGTTATTAA
- a CDS encoding LysR family transcriptional regulator, producing MQDLNDFAWFVQVVDHGGFAAAGRALDQPKSKLSRRIAQLEERLGVRLIQRTTRQFAVTEVGQTFYQHCKAMLIEAEAAQQAVETLRAEPRGSVRITCPVTLLHVHIGPMLARFMARYPGVTLHLEATNRRVDVVGEGIDVAIRVRPRPIEDSDLVMRVLADRGHRLVASPDLISRLGRPQAPSELSAWPGLSLGANKHQHKWQLTGPGGARAEVYFTPRMVTTDMLALREAAMAGVGVVQLPLLMVRDQLASGELEVVLDEWQPRREVIHAVFASRRGLLPSVRALVDYLSEEYQRMEED from the coding sequence ATGCAGGATCTCAACGACTTCGCCTGGTTTGTCCAGGTGGTAGACCATGGCGGTTTCGCCGCGGCGGGGCGAGCGCTTGACCAGCCGAAATCCAAGCTCAGCCGTCGCATTGCGCAGCTCGAGGAGCGGCTGGGCGTGCGTTTGATTCAGCGAACCACTCGCCAGTTCGCGGTCACCGAGGTCGGGCAGACCTTTTACCAGCATTGCAAAGCGATGCTGATTGAGGCCGAGGCGGCGCAGCAGGCGGTCGAGACGCTGCGTGCCGAGCCGCGCGGTAGCGTCAGGATCACCTGTCCGGTCACCTTGCTGCATGTCCATATTGGACCGATGCTGGCGCGATTTATGGCGCGCTATCCCGGGGTAACGCTGCATCTTGAGGCGACCAACCGCCGGGTGGATGTGGTCGGGGAGGGGATTGATGTGGCGATCCGTGTCCGTCCCCGGCCCATCGAGGACAGCGACCTGGTGATGCGCGTGCTGGCGGACCGCGGACACCGGCTGGTGGCTAGCCCGGATCTCATTTCCCGGCTCGGGCGCCCGCAGGCGCCGTCCGAGCTGAGCGCCTGGCCGGGACTCAGCCTGGGGGCGAACAAGCATCAGCATAAATGGCAGCTCACCGGGCCCGGGGGCGCGAGAGCGGAAGTGTATTTCACGCCGCGAATGGTGACCACCGACATGCTGGCGCTGCGCGAGGCGGCGATGGCCGGCGTGGGGGTGGTGCAGCTTCCTTTATTAATGGTGCGCGATCAGCTGGCGTCAGGGGAATTAGAGGTGGTTCTGGATGAGTGGCAGCCGCGGCGGGAAGTGATCCATGCGGTATTTGCCTCGCGGCGCGGGCTGCTGCCCTCCGTCAGGGCGCTGGTGGACTACCTCAGCGAAGAGTATCAGCGGATGGAGGAGGATTAG
- a CDS encoding pirin family protein: MKQITGVYTAPAQHWVGDGFPVRSMFSYQTHGQQLSPFLLLDYAGPYTFPAGSEKRGVGEHPHRGFETVTIVYAGEVEHRDSTGRGGVIGPGDVQWMTAGAGILHEEFHSEAFTRSGGELKMLQLWVNLPAKDKMTAPGYQSITAGTIPTVALANGAGQVRVIAGQYDDVSGPAHTFSPLNVWDLQLNQGRDLTLRQPEGWSTALVVLEGEVIINGSESAREGQLAVLSQAGDALHLEATAQAKVLLMAGEPLQEPIVGYGPFVMNNKTQIAEAVRDFNSGRFGQI, from the coding sequence ATGAAACAGATTACAGGAGTCTACACCGCGCCTGCGCAGCATTGGGTAGGCGACGGCTTCCCGGTTCGCTCGATGTTTTCCTATCAGACGCACGGCCAGCAGCTGAGCCCCTTCTTACTGCTCGACTATGCCGGGCCGTACACCTTCCCGGCAGGCAGCGAGAAACGCGGCGTCGGTGAGCATCCGCATCGCGGATTCGAAACCGTCACCATCGTCTACGCCGGTGAAGTAGAACATCGCGACTCCACCGGACGCGGCGGAGTGATTGGCCCGGGCGACGTGCAGTGGATGACGGCAGGCGCCGGGATCCTGCACGAAGAGTTCCACTCGGAAGCCTTCACCCGCAGCGGCGGCGAGCTGAAGATGCTCCAGCTATGGGTCAACCTGCCCGCCAAAGACAAAATGACGGCCCCCGGCTACCAGAGCATTACCGCCGGGACGATCCCCACCGTCGCGCTGGCGAATGGCGCCGGACAGGTTCGGGTTATTGCCGGCCAGTATGACGACGTCAGCGGCCCGGCCCATACCTTCTCACCGCTTAACGTGTGGGATCTGCAGCTGAATCAGGGGCGCGACCTCACGCTGCGCCAACCGGAGGGCTGGAGTACCGCGCTGGTGGTGCTGGAAGGAGAGGTGATCATCAACGGTTCCGAGTCCGCCCGCGAAGGTCAGCTCGCCGTGCTGAGTCAGGCAGGTGACGCACTGCATCTGGAGGCGACCGCCCAGGCAAAAGTTCTGCTGATGGCTGGTGAACCACTACAGGAGCCAATTGTGGGCTATGGCCCCTTTGTCATGAATAACAAAACCCAAATCGCAGAAGCCGTTCGCGATTTTAACAGCGGCCGCTTTGGCCAAATCTAA
- a CDS encoding isochorismatase family protein: MSTPANFNGARPVIDVNDTAMLLIDHQSGLFQTVGDMPMPELRARAAALAKMASLTGIPVITTASVPQGPNGPLIPEIHENAPHAKYIARKGEINAWDNPEFVAAVKATGRKTLIIAGTITSVCMAFPAIAAVADGYKVFAVIDASGTYSKMAQEITLARVVQAGVVPMDTAAVASELQRTWNRPDAAEWAEVYTKIFPAYQLLIESYSKAQDVVKNNEQLDSQR; encoded by the coding sequence ATGTCTACTCCCGCTAACTTTAACGGTGCTCGTCCGGTGATTGATGTTAACGATACCGCAATGCTGTTGATTGACCACCAGAGCGGCCTGTTCCAGACCGTCGGCGATATGCCGATGCCAGAGCTGCGCGCTCGCGCCGCCGCGCTGGCCAAGATGGCGTCGCTTACCGGGATCCCGGTGATCACGACCGCCTCCGTGCCGCAGGGGCCGAACGGTCCGCTGATCCCGGAGATTCATGAAAACGCGCCGCATGCGAAATACATCGCCCGTAAAGGTGAGATTAACGCCTGGGATAACCCGGAATTCGTCGCCGCGGTGAAAGCGACCGGTCGTAAAACGCTGATTATCGCCGGGACCATCACCAGCGTCTGCATGGCCTTCCCGGCTATCGCCGCTGTCGCCGACGGTTATAAAGTGTTTGCCGTGATTGACGCTTCCGGCACCTACAGCAAAATGGCGCAGGAGATCACCCTGGCTCGCGTGGTACAAGCCGGTGTGGTACCGATGGACACCGCCGCCGTCGCCTCTGAGCTGCAGCGCACCTGGAATCGTCCGGACGCCGCAGAATGGGCGGAGGTGTATACCAAAATCTTCCCGGCCTACCAGCTGCTGATCGAAAGCTACAGCAAAGCGCAGGACGTCGTGAAGAATAACGAACAACTGGATTCCCAGCGCTAA
- the phoH gene encoding phosphate starvation-inducible protein PhoH: MGRQKAVIKARREAKRVLRRDSRSHKQREEESVTSLVQMSGVEAIGMARDSRDTSPIEARNEAQAHYLNAIDNKQLIFATGEAGCGKTWISAAKAAEALIHKDVDRIIVTRPVLQADEDLGFLPGDIAEKFAPYFRPVYDVLVKRLGASFMQYCLRPEIGKVEIAPFAYMRGRTFENAVVILDEAQNVTAAQMKMFLTRLGENVTVIVNGDITQCDLPSGVRSGLSDALARFEEDEMIGIVRFTTDDCVRSALCQRTLKAYY; encoded by the coding sequence ATGGGAAGACAAAAAGCAGTGATCAAAGCTCGTCGTGAAGCAAAACGTGTGCTGAGACGGGATTCACGCAGCCATAAGCAGCGTGAAGAAGAATCGGTCACATCGCTTGTGCAAATGAGTGGCGTAGAAGCAATTGGCATGGCGCGGGACAGCCGTGATACTTCCCCAATTGAGGCGCGCAATGAGGCTCAGGCGCATTATCTGAATGCCATCGACAATAAACAGCTGATTTTCGCCACCGGCGAAGCCGGATGCGGCAAGACCTGGATCAGTGCGGCGAAGGCAGCTGAAGCCCTGATCCATAAGGATGTGGACAGAATTATTGTTACCCGTCCCGTTCTGCAGGCCGACGAAGATCTCGGCTTCTTACCGGGAGATATCGCCGAGAAGTTCGCTCCCTATTTCCGACCGGTTTACGACGTGCTGGTGAAAAGGTTGGGGGCTTCCTTTATGCAGTACTGCCTGCGTCCGGAAATCGGCAAGGTGGAAATCGCGCCGTTCGCCTATATGCGCGGACGTACCTTTGAAAATGCGGTGGTGATTCTGGACGAGGCCCAGAACGTGACCGCAGCGCAAATGAAGATGTTTTTAACCCGCCTCGGGGAGAACGTGACGGTCATCGTCAATGGCGATATCACCCAGTGCGACTTGCCCTCTGGGGTACGGTCCGGCCTGAGCGATGCGCTGGCACGTTTTGAGGAAGACGAGATGATCGGCATCGTGCGTTTCACCACCGATGACTGTGTGCGCTCGGCTCTCTGCCAGCGGACGCTGAAAGCCTATTATTAA
- the efeB gene encoding iron uptake transporter deferrochelatase/peroxidase subunit, with the protein MAQQKPHDVNEPSRRRLLKGIGALGGALAITGGCPVAHAAKAESSPGTLAPDARHEKQPFYGQHQAGILTPQQASMMLVAFDVLAADKADLERLFRLLTQRIAFLTQGGPAPDTPNPRLPPMDSGILGPWIAPDNLTITVSVGHSLFDERFGLADKAPKKLQPMTRFPNDSLDAALCHGDLLLQICANTQDTVIHALRDVIKHTPDLLSVRWKREGFISDSAARSKGKETPINLLGFKDGTANPASHDSALMDKVVWVTADQDEPAWTVGGSYQAARIIQFHVEFWDRTPLKEQQTIFGRDKHTGAPLGMKNEHDTPDYSKDPNGEVIALDSHIRLANPRTPETQSSLMMRRGYSYSLGVTNAGQLDMGLLFVCYQHDLEKGFLTVQKRLNGEALEEYVKPIGGGYFFVLPGVVDEKHYLGQSLLQA; encoded by the coding sequence ATGGCACAACAGAAACCCCACGACGTGAACGAACCGTCACGTCGTCGCTTACTGAAAGGGATCGGCGCGCTTGGTGGCGCGCTGGCCATCACCGGCGGCTGCCCGGTAGCGCATGCGGCTAAAGCGGAAAGTTCTCCCGGGACGCTGGCACCCGACGCGCGTCATGAAAAACAGCCCTTCTACGGCCAGCATCAGGCGGGCATTCTGACGCCGCAGCAGGCTTCGATGATGCTGGTGGCGTTCGATGTGCTGGCGGCCGATAAAGCCGACCTCGAGCGGCTGTTTCGACTGCTGACCCAGCGTATCGCCTTTTTAACCCAGGGCGGCCCGGCGCCGGACACGCCGAATCCGCGGCTGCCGCCGATGGATTCCGGCATCCTGGGGCCGTGGATTGCGCCAGATAACCTGACCATTACCGTCTCGGTCGGCCATTCGCTATTTGATGAGCGCTTTGGTCTCGCGGATAAAGCGCCGAAAAAGCTGCAGCCGATGACCCGCTTCCCCAACGATTCGCTGGATGCCGCGCTGTGCCATGGCGACCTGCTGCTGCAGATCTGCGCCAATACTCAGGATACGGTGATCCATGCCCTGCGTGATGTCATCAAACATACGCCGGATCTGCTGAGCGTACGCTGGAAGCGGGAAGGGTTTATCTCCGACAGCGCGGCGCGCAGCAAAGGCAAAGAGACCCCCATCAACCTGTTGGGGTTTAAAGACGGCACCGCTAACCCGGCGAGCCACGACAGCGCGCTGATGGATAAGGTAGTGTGGGTGACAGCCGATCAGGACGAGCCGGCCTGGACCGTGGGCGGCAGCTATCAGGCGGCGCGCATTATCCAGTTTCACGTGGAGTTCTGGGACCGGACGCCGCTCAAAGAGCAGCAGACGATCTTTGGTCGTGACAAGCACACCGGTGCGCCGCTGGGGATGAAAAACGAACACGATACCCCGGATTACAGTAAAGATCCTAACGGCGAAGTCATTGCGCTGGATAGCCATATTCGTCTGGCCAATCCCCGCACCCCGGAAACCCAGTCCAGCCTGATGATGCGCCGCGGCTACAGCTATTCGCTGGGGGTTACTAACGCCGGCCAGTTGGATATGGGGCTGTTGTTCGTTTGCTATCAGCACGATCTGGAAAAGGGGTTCCTGACGGTGCAGAAACGGCTTAACGGCGAGGCGCTGGAGGAGTACGTCAAACCTATCGGCGGGGGCTACTTCTTTGTTTTACCCGGCGTAGTGGATGAAAAACACTATCTGGGACAGTCGCTGTTGCAGGCTTGA
- the efeO gene encoding iron uptake system protein EfeO has protein sequence MMIHFRRNALRVTVAALLSSALGAQAADIPQVKVTVNDKQCEPMQVTVNAGKTQFIIQNHSQKALEWEILKGVMVVEERENIAPGFTQKLTANLQPGEYDMTCGLLTNPKGKLIVTGAATKDAAKADAVLSLGEAITAYKAYVTAETAQLVSGTKAFTDAVKAGDIEKAKALYAPTRQHYERIEPIAELFSDLDGSIDAREDDFEKKAEDPKFTGFHRLEKALFGDNSVKGMEKYADQLNSDVLELQKRISELAFPPSKVVGGAAGLIEEVAASKISGEEDRYSHTDLWDFQANIDGAQKIVDLLRPQLQKENSALLAKVDANFKKVDSILSKYRTKDGFETYDKLTTADRNALKGPITTLAEDLAQLRGILGLD, from the coding sequence ATGATGATTCATTTTCGCCGTAATGCGCTGCGGGTGACCGTGGCCGCGCTGCTCAGCTCTGCATTGGGTGCTCAGGCTGCGGATATCCCGCAGGTCAAAGTCACCGTCAACGATAAACAGTGCGAACCGATGCAGGTGACCGTTAACGCGGGTAAAACCCAGTTTATTATTCAGAACCACAGCCAGAAAGCGCTGGAGTGGGAGATTCTGAAAGGGGTGATGGTGGTGGAAGAGCGTGAGAACATCGCGCCGGGCTTTACCCAGAAGCTCACCGCGAACCTGCAGCCGGGCGAATATGACATGACCTGCGGCCTGCTCACCAACCCGAAAGGCAAACTGATTGTCACCGGCGCCGCCACCAAAGACGCGGCGAAAGCGGATGCGGTGCTGAGCCTCGGCGAAGCGATCACCGCTTATAAAGCCTATGTGACGGCGGAAACTGCGCAGCTGGTCAGCGGCACCAAAGCCTTTACCGACGCGGTGAAAGCCGGCGACATCGAAAAAGCGAAAGCGCTATACGCTCCAACCCGCCAGCACTACGAGCGCATCGAGCCGATTGCCGAGCTGTTCTCTGATCTTGACGGGAGTATTGACGCCCGCGAAGACGACTTCGAGAAAAAAGCGGAAGATCCGAAATTTACCGGTTTCCACCGTCTGGAGAAAGCGCTGTTTGGCGATAACAGCGTCAAGGGGATGGAAAAATATGCCGATCAGCTGAACAGCGATGTGCTGGAGCTGCAAAAACGCATCAGCGAGCTGGCATTCCCGCCATCAAAAGTGGTGGGCGGCGCGGCTGGTTTAATTGAGGAAGTCGCGGCCAGCAAGATCAGCGGCGAAGAAGATCGTTACAGCCACACCGACCTGTGGGACTTCCAGGCCAACATTGACGGCGCACAGAAAATCGTCGACCTGCTGCGTCCGCAGCTGCAAAAAGAGAACAGCGCGCTGCTGGCGAAAGTGGACGCCAACTTTAAGAAAGTGGACAGCATCCTCAGCAAATATCGCACCAAAGACGGTTTCGAGACCTACGATAAGCTGACCACCGCTGACCGTAATGCGCTGAAAGGGCCGATCACCACCCTGGCGGAAGATCTGGCTCAGCTGCGCGGGATCCTGGGGCTGGACTAA